GCATCGAGGGGAGCTGCACGCCCCGCGACGCCATTACGCGTACCGTGTCGAGCTTGGTCGGCCGCCACGCAAGGCTGCTGTTGAAGCTGTATTCCGTCAGGTTCTTGTCGTAGTCGTCGTTGGTGAACGGCCCGGTGGCGCTCGGGAAGTTAGCCAGGGTCACCGGCCCGCTGCGGTCCAGCCGCAGATGGTCCACCCGGACCGCGTTGGTCAGCGACACCGACTTCGACACCGACCAGTCCCACATTCCGCCGGCGGAGTAGACGTCGTAGGAGACGGTGGCTTCCTTGTGCGGCACGACTTCCATGGTGTTGTGCCGGTACTCGCCGGAGATCCGGAAGCTGTGGTCGGCGCCGACCTTGAACAGGTCCTGGAGCTTCGCCACGGTGACGCTGTTGGTAATCGGCAGGTCCGACGAGACGCCGCCGCTGTCCAGGTCGGCCTCCAGCCAGTTGCGGTAGATGGAGGCTTCCCACAGGCCCCAGCCGCTCTCGCCCGTCAGCGACGTGCGGGCGGAATAGGTATCCGTCGTCGCCCGCGACGGCGTGTAGATCGAAAGCGTGTCGGTATATTCCAGGTGGCTGCGCGTCAATTCGACGCCCCACTGCATGTCGTCCGTCACCTGGACCAAGCCGTCAAGGCTGAGCGACCGCCGCTCCGGCCCCCGGCGCAGGCGGTCCTCCAGCGCGCTCGCGTCGGTGTCGAACTCGTCGGCGTCGGAGGCGCCGGCGGATATCTTCAGACCCGCCCTGTCGCCGGCCTTCAGGGTATTGACCAGCGAGACCTGCCGGTACTTCTGCGTCCCGCCGCGCAGGGTCGCGGTGTTCACGTCGTCGTAGAGCGGCGAAAAGGTGATGATGTTGATCACGCCGGCGACGGCGTTGAATCCGAACAGCGCCGAGTTGGGTCCCTTCACTACCTCGATCTGGCGGATTTCCGACAGTTCGACGGGGATCGCATTCCAGGTCGTGACGCCGTAATGATCGAGATAAACCTGCCGGCCGTTCACCAGCACCAGCAGCCGGGGCGAGGCCGCCTGGTTGTATCCGCGCACGCCGACATCGGTGGCGCCGTTGGTCCAGCGCCAGACATCGACCCCGGCGACGTTCCGCAGGATTTCGGGAATGTCGTTGGCACCGGATCGGCGAATGTCCTCCGCGGTGATGATGTCCATGGTGACCGGCACTTCGGTCTGCCGCTGCGGCTTGCCGGTGGCGCTGGTGGTCACCGGCTCCTTGAACAGCGCCTCCAGCTCTCCGTAGTTGATCGTTTGGGCGGTCGCCGACCCGGTCGCGGTCAGGGCGAGCGCGATGCCGATGGATGCGAGCGGAAACAGGGTCTTCATGGCGGATCCTCGGAGCGTCACGCTAGGCGGGGACGGCATCAGATTTCGATGATGAGCATGCGGAAGGCGGCCTTGAAGGCCACCTGGGATTGATCAGCTGCCTGCTTGTTCACCAGAATTTCAACGGCCGGCTGGCTGGCGACCGACATGACGCAGCGGCCCGCGCGAACACAGCTGGAATCGGTCGAGACGGTGAGCAGGCGTTTCGCCTTCGCCGAGTCGAAGATCGCGCCGTGGTGCGCCGCCAAGCCCGTGGTCACGAAGACGACGCCGGCGCCCTCCAGCTTGTCCAGCTGGGTGACCGGCACCAGCAGCGGCTCCAGCGTCAGCGAGCCTTCCTTGAAACCACCGCCCAGCATGGCGGCCAGCCGGTCGGCGTCCGCCTTGGACGCTTCGATCTCCGGCGCGAAGACGATTGCCATCTTGGCGGGAGTGGCCGGCTTGGCCGTCAGGAAGCCCAACGACTTGGCGATGACCTGCACATCGTCCAGCGCCACGTCGGCGCGAGCCACGGCTGCGGGCAGGCAAAGCAGAACCGTCAGGACAAGCGCCTTCCACTTCATAAGCGTGTCCTCGCTGATTGGCGGGTAGTTTTCGGAAAGTCTCTCGGTTCGAAAGCTATAGTTTGCCTTTGCATGTCTCTAGTAAAACTTAGACGAATTTTGTGAATGAAATTGAATGGGTTATTTCAAAAGTGAAACTTCATAGTTCGCAAAGATCAGTAGATCGAGATCGATTGAATTCTTGGGTAATCACTTGCCGGTGTCGGGAAATCCCGCACATCGGGCGTCAGACCGCCGCGAAGCAGTATCCCTGGCCGTGGATCGTCAGGATCAGCCTCGGATCCTGCGGATCGATCTCGATCTTGCGCCGCAGTCGCCCGATCAGCACGTCGATCGTGCGATCGTCCGGCGACCCGGGCCGCCTGTTTATGGCGGCGGTCAGGCGGTCGCGGTCGAGGATGCTCCCGGGATTGGACGACAGCGTGACCAACAGGTCGAACTCGCTGCGAGTCAGCCGGACATTGCGCCCGGTCGGGTCCTGCAGATGGCGCCGCGCCAAGTCCAGCATCCACCCGTCGAAACGGCAGGTGGCTCCGGCGCCCGACCTTCCGGCACGCAGGCGGCGCAACAGGTTCCGGACGCGCAACGCCAGTTCCCGCTGGTTGAGAGGCTTCACAAGATAGTCGTCGGCGCCCAGCTCCAAGCTGAGGATGCGGTCGACTTCCTCCGTCCGGGCGGTGACGACGATGATGCCGAGAGATTCGTCGCGGCGGAGTTGTCCGAGACGGGTGAATGAAACGCCGTCGGGCAGAGCCAGATCGGTGAGAAGCAGATCGAAACGCCGCTCCGCCAACGCCCGGTCCATCTCCCTCAGGCTCGCCGCTTCGACGATATGGTGGCCTTCCTGCCTCAGGACCGCGGCCGTTGCGGCGCGCTCGGGCGAGTCTCCTTCCACCAGCAGTATGGCATGCCGGTTGGACGCACCGGTTTCAGTGCCCCGATCCATGTCGCTCGTCTCTGGTCAGCCCCGGCGCGGGCACTAGGTCCCCGGTATTGATAATCCGGGTCCCCTTGCCGGGCAAGCGGCATACCGTCTGTCCGGCTCTCCTGGGAGGCGAGAAAAGGCAGCTTGCCTCCCATCTATCCGATCCTGCGGTGGACCCCGCTGATCAGGTGGATCGCCTCCTGGATCTGGGCGGTTGCCTCGCGCAGGTCGGCGCACTCCAGGTCGTTGCTGTTCGCCGTTTCCAATTCCATGAGAGCGAGATCGACCTCCTCCGCCGCATCGCTCAGCAGAACTCCCGCCTCGGTCAATCTGACCCGCGTGTTCGCACCCTGCCCCGCAAATTGCAAATGTCGAAGCGCGTGGCGCAGGCTCCGGCTGAACTTCTGGAAATTCATGATCCCCTCCTATCCGTTGGATGGAGGCAATTCAGCAACCCTCATGCCAGTCGGCGGAAGTCTATCCGGATTGTAAAGGGACTATTCCTTTGCTGCCGACCTCTTCCGTCCGGTCAATGCCGAAATGATGCCATGGAAGGTCCTGACTTCCTGTTCAGTCATATCCATGCGCTGGAAGCAATTCCTTATCGATCGAATCATCGAAGGCTTTTTCTCGGGCGATGAAAAGAACCGCGAGTTTTCCAGTTCCTCTTCCAGGTGGGAGAACAGGTTGACCAGTTCTTCCTTGTTGGCGGGGCGGGTCGCTCCGGTGTGTAGATAGCGCCCAGGGGCCACGTCGCCGGTCTGGTACCATTCGTACCCGATGATCAGGACGGCCTGGGCGAGGTTGAGCGAGCTGAACGCCGGGTTCAGCGGTACCGTCAGGCTGGTGTCCGCCAGCGCCAGGTCGTCGTTGAACAGACCCGTCCGCTCCGGCCCGAACAGCACGCCGGTTGCAAGGCCGGCGGAAGACTGGGACCGCATCTCCGACGCCGCCTCGCGCGGTGTCATGATCCGCTTGATCATGCCGCGATTGCGCGCGGTGGTCGCGAAGACGTGGGACAGGTCGGCGATCGCGTCCTCCGTCCGGTCGAACAGGCGCGCGTTGTCGAGCACGAGGTCCGCTCCGGACGCGGAGGCCTTGGCGCTGCCGCTCGGCCATCCGTCGCGCGGACGGACCAGCCGAAGGTCGGTCAGCCCGCAGTTCAGCATGGCGCGGGCGCAGGTGCCGATATTCTCGCCGAGCTGGGGCTCGATCAGGATGATCGCCGGTCCGCCGAGCACGGCGTCCCGCTGGGGGTTGGTTCCTGCCATCTCTCTATACGTCTGACTATCTAAATCACTGTCCGTCCCGTGCCGGGGCGGTGCTGGCGCGGTACAGCCGGTAGGTGATGCTGTCATGCAGCGCGTTGTAGGATGCGTCGATCACGTTGGCCGAGACGCCGACGGTCGTCCAGCGGGCGCCCCGCCCGTCGGTGCTCTCTATCATGACACGGGTCACCGCCTTGGTGCCGTCGTTGGGCGTCAGGATGCGGACCTTGTAGTCGACCAGCCGGAGTCCTGCCAACTCCGGATAGGCGGGAAGCAGCGCCTTGCGCAGCGCAATGTCCAGCGCGTTGACGGGGCCGTTGCCCTCCGCGACCGTCATCAGGGACTGGCTGCCGACATCCAGCTTGATGGTCGCCTCGGACAGGGTGATCAGTTCGTCCCGGGCGTTCCAGCGCCGCTCGTCGATGACCCGGAAGCTCTGGAGACGGAAGAAATCCGGCACCTCGCCCAGGGCGCGGCGGGCCAGCAACTCGAAGCTCGCCTCGGCGCCGTCATAGGCGTAGCCGTCATATTCCCGCCGCTTGACCAGATCCACCAGATCGGCGATGCGCTCGTCCCGCGGATCGATCTCGATGCCGATCTCGCGGAAACGGGCGAGCAGGTTCGACCGGCCGGCCTGGTCCGAGACGACGATGGTCCTGCGGTTACCGACGCTGGCAGGGTCCACGTGCTCGTAGCTCGTCGGGTCCTTCTCGACCGCCGAGACATGCAGGCCGCCCTTGTGGGCGAAGGCGCTTTCCCCGACATAGGGCGCGTGCCGGTTGGGCGCCCGGTTCAGCCTTTCGTCCAATCCGCGCGAGACCTGGGTGAGGCGGCGCAGGCCGTCGGCCGTAATGCCGGTCTCGAAGCCCATCTTCAGCATCAGCGTCGGGATCAGCGACACCAGGTTGGCGTTGCCGCAACGCTCTCCCAGCCCGTTCAGCGTCCCCTGGACCATGCGCGCGCCGGCGCGGATCGCCGTCAGGGAGTTGGCGACGGCGTTCTCCGTGTCATTATGGGTGTGAATGCCCAGGTTGCCGCCGGGAATGCGCTCCGCCACGGCGCGGACGATGCGCTCTACCTCGTCGGGGAGCGAGCCGCCGTTGGTGTCGCACAGCACGACCCAGCGGGCGCCGGCCTCATAGGCCGCCCTCAGGCATTCCAGCGCATAGTCCGGGTTGGCCTTGTAGCCGTCGAAGAAATGCTCGGCGTCGAACAGCGCCTCGCCCTTGCGCTCCCGGATCAGCCGGATGCTGTCGGAGATCAGTTCCAGGTTCTCCGCGCGCGGGATGTTCAGCGCCACGTCCACATGGAAGTCCCAGGTCTTGCCGACCATGCAGACCGCATCGCATTTCGCACCGACCAAGCCGGCCAGGCCGGGGTCGTTAGCCGCGCTCCGGCCGGGCCGGCGGGTCATGCCGAACGCGGTGAAGGTGGCGTTCCGCAACTCCGGCGGGTCGGCGAAGAAGGCGTCGTCGGTCGGGTTGGCGCCCGGCCATCCGCCCTCGACATAGTCGATCCCAAGCAGGTCCAGGTCCTGGGCGATGGCGGTCTTGTCCGCCACCGAGAAATCGACTCCCTGGGTCTGCGCGCCGTCCCGGAGGGTCGTGTCGTAGAGATAGATGCGCTCGCCCATGGTCACGCCCGCTTCCAGGTGGTCCCGCCGGGACCGTCCTCAAGGACGATGCCCTGGTCGGCTAGTTCCTTCCGGATCCGGTCGGCGGCCGCGAAGTCCTTCGACTTGCGGGCCTGCTTGCGCTGCTCGATCAACGCTTCGATGGCCGCGGCGTCCGGCCCGTCGGCATCGCCGCCGCGGAACCACTCCGTCGGGTCCTGCCCAAGCAGGCCCAGCGCGCCTCCGGCCCCCAGCAGCGCGCCCTTCAGGGCCGCGCGCTCCGCAGGGTCGGTCGCCTTGTTCAGGGCAGAGACGATGCCGTGGACGTGGCTGATCGCCAGCGGCGTGTTAAGATCGTCCTCCAGCGCCGCCATCACCTCGGCCGGCACGCCGTCCCCCGACGCGGGCACGTCCTCGACGGCGCGCAACGCCGTGTACCACCGGTCGAGGGTCGCCTTGGACTGTTTCAGCCCGTCCTTGGTGAAGTCGAGCGGCTGGCGGTAATGGGATCCTAGCAGGGTCAGGCGGATCGCCTCGCCGGGGAACTCGCCCAGCAGGTCGCGGACGGTGAAGAAGTTGCCCAGGCTCTTGGACATCTTCTCGCCTTCCACCGTCAGGAAGCCGTTATGGATCCAGTACCGCGCCAGCGGCGCGCCGCCATGGACGCAGACGGACTGCGCGATCTCGTTCTCATGGTGCGGAAAGATCAGGTCCAGTCCGCCGCCATGGATGTCGAAGGTTTCCCCCAGGTGCTCCTCCGCCATGGCGGAGCACTCGATGTGCCAGCCCGGCCGTCCCCGCCCCCAGGGGCTGTCCCAGCCCGGCACCTCCGGGGCGGAGGGCTTCCACAGCACGAAGTCGGCAGGGTCGCGCTTGTACGGCGCCACCTCGACGCGGGCGCCCGCGATCAGCTCGTCCCGGGACCGGCGCGACAGCCGGCCATAGTCCGCCATCGACGGCACGCTGAACAGCACGTGGCCTTCGGCCTCGTAGGCATTGCCGGCCGCGATCAGGCGCCCGATCATCCGGATCATCTGGGCGACATGGGTGGTCGCCCGCGGCTCGACGTCCGGCGGCAGGGCGTTCAAAGCGGCCATGTCCTTGTGATAGGCCTCGGTCGTGCGGGAGGTGACGCTGTCTATGTTCTCCCCGCTGTCGCGTGCCCGGTCGATGATCTTGTCGTCCACGTCGGTGATGTTCCGCACGTAGCGGACCTCGCCGTAGAGCCGGCGTAGCAGGCGGTACAGCACGTCGAACACGACGACCGGGCGCGCGTTGCCGATATGGGCGTAGTCATAGACCGTCGGGCCGCACACATAGAGGCCCACCTTGCCCGGCACCAGCGGCTCGAACCGTTCCTTCTGGCGGGTCAGCGTGTTGAAAAGATCCAGCGCCACCGGTTCTTCCTTAAAACAAATCGACTTCAGGCAACCCGGCCGGCGAGGCGCGCTTCCGCCCGCTCGCGACCGATGAGAGGTAACAAATTCTTCAGCTCCGGTCCATGGTCGCGGCCGGTGAGCGCCAAGCGCAACGGCATGAACAGGCCCTTGCCCTTGCGCCCGGTGGCCGACTTGACGGCGGAAGTCCAGGTGCTCCACGTCGTCTCGTCCCAAGGCTCCGCCGGCAGAAGCGCCGCTGCGGCGGAGGTGAATTCCGCGTCCTCGACAGTAGGCTCGATCGGCTCCCGCGCGACGTGCCACCACTCCGCCACGTCGGCAATCCGCGACAGGTTGGGCCGCACCGCTTCCCAGAACATGGCGTCGATCCCGCCGAAGCCCAGGGCTTGCAGCCGGCCGGCGACCGCCTCGAAAGGCGTCGCGTGGAGCACGCGGGCGTTCAGCCGGGCCAGCTCCTCCGGATCGAACTTGGGGGCGCCGCGGGCGACCTTGGCCATGTCGAATTCGGCCGCCAGCTCCGCCAGGCTCATGCGGGCCTCGATCGCGTCCGACGTGCCCAGCTTGGCGAGCAGGCTGTTGATCGCCATCGGCTCGATGCCCTGGTCGTCGCGCAGGCTGGCGACGCTGATGCTGCCCAGCCGCTTCGACAGGCCCGCCCCCGTCGCGTCGGTCAGCAGCGGCAGGTGGGCGAAGCCCGGCACCGGTCCGCCCAGCGCCTGCCAGAGCTGGACCTGCACCGCCGTGTTGGCGACGTGGTCCTCCCCCCGGATGACGTGGGTGATGCCCAGCTCGATGTCGTCTACGACGGACGACAGCGTGTAGAGCGTCCGTCCGTCCTCGCGGATCAGCACCGGATCGCTGAGGTCCCTTCCGTGGAAATGCTGCGGACCGCGAACCAGGTCGTCCCATTCCACCGGCTCGTGCTCCAGCAGGAATCGCCAGTGCGGCGTCCGCCCCTCGGCTTCCAGGCGCGCCCGGTCCGCGTCGGTCAGCCGCAGCGCCGCGCGGTCGTAGATCGGCGGCAGGCCGCGGCCGAGCAGGCTCTTGCGCTTGAGCGACAGTTCCTCGGCCGTCTCATAGCAGGGATAGAGGCGCCCGGCTCCCTTCAGCCGCTCGACCGCCGCCGCGTAGCGGTCCAGCCGGTCCGACTGCCTGGCGAACCGGTCCCATTCCAGCCCCAGCCAGCGGAGGTCGCGCTCTATCCCGGCGGCATATTCGACGGTCGACCGTTCGAGGTCGGTGTCGTCGAGGCGCAGCAGGAAGCTGCCCCCCTGGCTGCGGGCGAACAGCCAGTTCACCAGCGCCAGGCGGATGTTGCCGACATGGAGCTGACCGGTCGGGCTCGGCGCGAAACGGACGGCGACGCTCATGGATCTCTTCGGGCTTCGGGAACACAGGGCCGGCACCGATAGCACACCGGGGCTCCATGCGAAACGGCGGAAACCCGGTCCATCCCCTGCCCTACTCCACGTCCACCCGAAGCTTCATCTTGGGATGGATGCCGCAGAACACATGATAGGTGCCGGGCTCGGTGAAGGGCAGGCTGACATGCTCGCCCGGTTCCTGGTATCCGCTGTTGAAGTCCATGTTCTCTTCGAACACACGGATATTGTGCGCCCGGGTGTCCTGGTTCTGGATCGTCAGGACCTCGCCGGCCTTGACATGGACATGGCGGTGGCTGAAACGCTTGTCCTTCTGCACGATCGTCAGGGTATCGGAGGTTTCGGACTCCGGCGTCGAGGCGACGGCGAGGCTATCCGCCGCGGTCGCGGGATCGGGGCTGAGGCTGCGCAGGAAGGCGACAAGGTCGGCCTTTTCCCGGTCCGACAGGGCGTCGATCCTCGGCAGGTCGGGCGACAGGGTGTCCCGGCGGACGATGCCGCTGCGGTAATGCTCGACCACCCCTTCCAGCGTCCCGATGGAGCCGTCATGCATGTAGGGGGCGCGGTCGGCGACGTTCCGCAACGGCGGCGTCTTGAAGGCGTGGTTCAACTCCGGCAGACCCAGGATCGCGCCGCGGCCGAGGTCGTCGCCGGGCAGGCCGATGTCATGGAAGGCATGGTCGGTGAACTGCCAGCCGGAATGGCAGGAGGTACAACCCGCCGGACCGGTGAACACCTCGAAGCCGCGCTTCGCCTCCTCGCTGATTGCCCCGCCGTCCCCGCCGACCCAGCGGTCGAAGGGCGTGACGCCGGAAACCAGGGTTCGTTCGAACGTGGCCAGCGCCTTGGCGACGGTGACCGGCGTGATCCTCGGGTCCTCCGGGAAGGCTCGGGCGAACAGAGGCGGATACTCCGGGTCCGCTTCCAGCGTCCGAACCATGCCTTCCAGAGTCTGGTTCATCTCGCGCGGGTTCTGGACCGGGCCGAGCGCCTGTTCCTCCAGGCTGCCGGCGCGGCCGTCCCAGAAGAACAGCTCGCCCCAGGCCGCATCCTGGACCGAAGGCGTCCGGCGACCCAGGGGCGTCCCGTCCAGCCCCTGGTGGGCCGGCACCCCGTCCTGCCACCCGGAAACCGGCGCGTGGCAGGTGGCGCACGACCGGTCTCCCGCTCCGGACAGGCTGGCGTCGAAGAACAGCTTGCGGCCCAGTTCGGCCTTCGCCTCGGTGAAAGGATTGTCGTCCGGAAAGGGAACGGATTCGGGTCTGACATAGTCGGCCAGCACC
This Skermanella mucosa DNA region includes the following protein-coding sequences:
- a CDS encoding TonB-dependent receptor plug domain-containing protein — translated: MKTLFPLASIGIALALTATGSATAQTINYGELEALFKEPVTTSATGKPQRQTEVPVTMDIITAEDIRRSGANDIPEILRNVAGVDVWRWTNGATDVGVRGYNQAASPRLLVLVNGRQVYLDHYGVTTWNAIPVELSEIRQIEVVKGPNSALFGFNAVAGVINIITFSPLYDDVNTATLRGGTQKYRQVSLVNTLKAGDRAGLKISAGASDADEFDTDASALEDRLRRGPERRSLSLDGLVQVTDDMQWGVELTRSHLEYTDTLSIYTPSRATTDTYSARTSLTGESGWGLWEASIYRNWLEADLDSGGVSSDLPITNSVTVAKLQDLFKVGADHSFRISGEYRHNTMEVVPHKEATVSYDVYSAGGMWDWSVSKSVSLTNAVRVDHLRLDRSGPVTLANFPSATGPFTNDDYDKNLTEYSFNSSLAWRPTKLDTVRVMASRGVQLPSMLAFGYHDGFPPNPGSPLPIYSRISGSPDIDPMSVMNYELGYDRQIPQIDALARFSLYRQTSKNLIGDVDPTRISSIDFNTFPIPVDFLFGNVGSSDATGLEVGMDGRIGTAWRWGLNYAFEIVDDDLVAAYNDGNPTAVAFEDSTPRHKVNGRIGYTRGGFEADLFANYVSGYRVPQYQPGAGMWGLADVEDRITLSGRVGYHLNDIITVAVEGLSFNQTSHRETSLPEVERRLYFSVRADY
- a CDS encoding YfiR/HmsC family protein, coding for MKWKALVLTVLLCLPAAVARADVALDDVQVIAKSLGFLTAKPATPAKMAIVFAPEIEASKADADRLAAMLGGGFKEGSLTLEPLLVPVTQLDKLEGAGVVFVTTGLAAHHGAIFDSAKAKRLLTVSTDSSCVRAGRCVMSVASQPAVEILVNKQAADQSQVAFKAAFRMLIIEI
- a CDS encoding response regulator transcription factor; this translates as MDRGTETGASNRHAILLVEGDSPERAATAAVLRQEGHHIVEAASLREMDRALAERRFDLLLTDLALPDGVSFTRLGQLRRDESLGIIVVTARTEEVDRILSLELGADDYLVKPLNQRELALRVRNLLRRLRAGRSGAGATCRFDGWMLDLARRHLQDPTGRNVRLTRSEFDLLVTLSSNPGSILDRDRLTAAINRRPGSPDDRTIDVLIGRLRRKIEIDPQDPRLILTIHGQGYCFAAV
- a CDS encoding RNA methyltransferase; this encodes MAGTNPQRDAVLGGPAIILIEPQLGENIGTCARAMLNCGLTDLRLVRPRDGWPSGSAKASASGADLVLDNARLFDRTEDAIADLSHVFATTARNRGMIKRIMTPREAASEMRSQSSAGLATGVLFGPERTGLFNDDLALADTSLTVPLNPAFSSLNLAQAVLIIGYEWYQTGDVAPGRYLHTGATRPANKEELVNLFSHLEEELENSRFFSSPEKKPSMIRSIRNCFQRMDMTEQEVRTFHGIISALTGRKRSAAKE
- the cimA gene encoding citramalate synthase yields the protein MGERIYLYDTTLRDGAQTQGVDFSVADKTAIAQDLDLLGIDYVEGGWPGANPTDDAFFADPPELRNATFTAFGMTRRPGRSAANDPGLAGLVGAKCDAVCMVGKTWDFHVDVALNIPRAENLELISDSIRLIRERKGEALFDAEHFFDGYKANPDYALECLRAAYEAGARWVVLCDTNGGSLPDEVERIVRAVAERIPGGNLGIHTHNDTENAVANSLTAIRAGARMVQGTLNGLGERCGNANLVSLIPTLMLKMGFETGITADGLRRLTQVSRGLDERLNRAPNRHAPYVGESAFAHKGGLHVSAVEKDPTSYEHVDPASVGNRRTIVVSDQAGRSNLLARFREIGIEIDPRDERIADLVDLVKRREYDGYAYDGAEASFELLARRALGEVPDFFRLQSFRVIDERRWNARDELITLSEATIKLDVGSQSLMTVAEGNGPVNALDIALRKALLPAYPELAGLRLVDYKVRILTPNDGTKAVTRVMIESTDGRGARWTTVGVSANVIDASYNALHDSITYRLYRASTAPARDGQ
- the cysS gene encoding cysteine--tRNA ligase, coding for MALDLFNTLTRQKERFEPLVPGKVGLYVCGPTVYDYAHIGNARPVVVFDVLYRLLRRLYGEVRYVRNITDVDDKIIDRARDSGENIDSVTSRTTEAYHKDMAALNALPPDVEPRATTHVAQMIRMIGRLIAAGNAYEAEGHVLFSVPSMADYGRLSRRSRDELIAGARVEVAPYKRDPADFVLWKPSAPEVPGWDSPWGRGRPGWHIECSAMAEEHLGETFDIHGGGLDLIFPHHENEIAQSVCVHGGAPLARYWIHNGFLTVEGEKMSKSLGNFFTVRDLLGEFPGEAIRLTLLGSHYRQPLDFTKDGLKQSKATLDRWYTALRAVEDVPASGDGVPAEVMAALEDDLNTPLAISHVHGIVSALNKATDPAERAALKGALLGAGGALGLLGQDPTEWFRGGDADGPDAAAIEALIEQRKQARKSKDFAAADRIRKELADQGIVLEDGPGGTTWKRA
- the gltX gene encoding glutamate--tRNA ligase; translation: MSVAVRFAPSPTGQLHVGNIRLALVNWLFARSQGGSFLLRLDDTDLERSTVEYAAGIERDLRWLGLEWDRFARQSDRLDRYAAAVERLKGAGRLYPCYETAEELSLKRKSLLGRGLPPIYDRAALRLTDADRARLEAEGRTPHWRFLLEHEPVEWDDLVRGPQHFHGRDLSDPVLIREDGRTLYTLSSVVDDIELGITHVIRGEDHVANTAVQVQLWQALGGPVPGFAHLPLLTDATGAGLSKRLGSISVASLRDDQGIEPMAINSLLAKLGTSDAIEARMSLAELAAEFDMAKVARGAPKFDPEELARLNARVLHATPFEAVAGRLQALGFGGIDAMFWEAVRPNLSRIADVAEWWHVAREPIEPTVEDAEFTSAAAALLPAEPWDETTWSTWTSAVKSATGRKGKGLFMPLRLALTGRDHGPELKNLLPLIGRERAEARLAGRVA
- a CDS encoding cytochrome c peroxidase — encoded protein: MRFSAVNPFHVLMASLVCTLLGGMPALAQRKLDSAVASVLADYVRPESVPFPDDNPFTEAKAELGRKLFFDASLSGAGDRSCATCHAPVSGWQDGVPAHQGLDGTPLGRRTPSVQDAAWGELFFWDGRAGSLEEQALGPVQNPREMNQTLEGMVRTLEADPEYPPLFARAFPEDPRITPVTVAKALATFERTLVSGVTPFDRWVGGDGGAISEEAKRGFEVFTGPAGCTSCHSGWQFTDHAFHDIGLPGDDLGRGAILGLPELNHAFKTPPLRNVADRAPYMHDGSIGTLEGVVEHYRSGIVRRDTLSPDLPRIDALSDREKADLVAFLRSLSPDPATAADSLAVASTPESETSDTLTIVQKDKRFSHRHVHVKAGEVLTIQNQDTRAHNIRVFEENMDFNSGYQEPGEHVSLPFTEPGTYHVFCGIHPKMKLRVDVE